One stretch of Oncorhynchus clarkii lewisi isolate Uvic-CL-2024 chromosome 1, UVic_Ocla_1.0, whole genome shotgun sequence DNA includes these proteins:
- the LOC139416766 gene encoding slit homolog 1 protein-like — MDLSINLYPFLLLFSISGVLGVCPDVCQCRDSKILCQGRSITEFPSSVPGSTTTFYISNTNITALKPHDLATFAEALGIFVVKDTGIREVFPGTFDLSHNLGALGFTGTELNDLPEALFLNLVKLESLTLSGNKLLVLRPAWLNSLTALRTLDISKNLITSVPEEAFRSVTELQHLSLARNNISQLSRDTFRGLRNLKSLRLNRNTLREIPAGALDDLVSLEEISLQDNDITHLSANLFSQLQSLQKLYLSSNRLTSLPQGIFLNLPNLAQISLYENELQSLSPGVFGPMALKELWLYDNRLTRLEGKTFSNLTQLRLLVLSRNQISSVSPRAFSGLAELGEVSLHTNLLTSLREGTFQGLPKLVNISLKHNYISSLPAGLLQGQTQLGQLVLHNNSLPNLPSELLSTLTVAKEVLLADNPWRCDQDIVPLRDWLTRHPTKTNLSAVVCLTPSALRGYSIANLTNDELMQDTTTAIPDIAPTEKRRKPHTPPSKTSTPSPAAEATPTQEQGEDTGSGRGNGEGVSRNTQILITAVVCTAVITSLIVCCVCWRRNKRGSRNLGRRNKNNSTVLLASVDYKPQDERKSSGKMTRGHTFICLLPLLIGYSSQSCQKDCSKENQDVYGLDVTQIPVSLKAGVTEVFFVDSNITVIPKGAFATNPKLEKVAFINTPTVSVENGAFEGLVNLKHIEISNTPLTSLSVDVFQDMHNLEELLLKHNKIRSLEKGLFDGLKKLRELQLHINKIDTIEEGTFDDLENLRTLHLAKNDLSSVSSALFSKLHKLEVLRLYENQLTAIPDNILENLSNLKEIALQSNNITSISANLFPHKDKLNKILLDNNMLTELPPEIFVGFPLLKALTLNGNKLASLPPVLFGEMPKLTELSLSRNSLTSLPQGVFSPLKKLRKLDLSNNQLLTVSEESFEGPEKLTELNLQYNHIKSLKANTFEKLTSLTTLRLAHNILGTLPEGVFDPLPKLSKVYLNNNTWHCDCRLVPLFNWMKANPGKIKSTTPEICNQPEDLKGQEIMSLKEDQLICPVSPLTTIPSLTTTTTLAPTTTTTLAPTTTTTLAPTTTTTLAPTTTTTIAPTTTTTTLAPTTTTTIAPTTTTTLAPTTTTTLAPTTTTTLAPTTTTTLAPTTTTTLAPTTTTTLAPTTTTTIAPTTTTTLAPTTTTTIAPITTTTIAPTTTTTIAPTTTTTLAPTTTTTLAPTTTTTLAPTTTTTLDPTTATTLDPTTTTTLAPTTTTTLAPTTTTTLAPTTTTILATTLAPTTTTTLAPTTTTTLAPTTTTTLAPTTTTTLAPTTTTTLAPTTTTTLAPTTTTTLAPTTTTTLAPTTTTTLAPTTTTTTLATPTTTTTVSTPIPTTTLFTTIPTTTITRTTMRDSTDPLTTPRIFSCPNIAPSRRPSSSYYTRQAWSKTSQCRAQMISYTAMLVVEIGCTLVLAKFTLSLYSLLQRRERLYTRVNLTHFSYRKEITLRPVKVTETVGL, encoded by the exons ATGGACCTGTCAATCAATCTctacccctttctcctcctcttttccatcAGTGGAGTTCTTGGAGTGTGCCCAGATGTATGCCAGTGCAGAGACAGCAAAATCCTCTGCCAAGGCAGGTCAATCACAGAGTTCCCGTCCTCAGTGCCTGGCTCTACCACCACCTTCTACATCTCCAACACCAACATTACCGCTCTCAAACCCCATGACTTGGCTACTTTTGCCGAGGCCCTTGGCATCTTTGTGGTCAAAGACACTGGGATCAGAGAGGTGTTCCCTGGCACCTTTGACCTCAGTCATAACCTGGGTGCCCTGGGCTTCACCGGCACTGAGCTGAATGACCTGCCTGAGGCCCTGTTTCTAAATCTGGTGAAGCTGGAATCTCTGACTCTGAGTGGCAACAAGCTCCTGGTGCTCCGCCCTGCCTGGCTCAACTCCCTCACTGCTCTTAGGACCCTGGACATTAGCAAGAACCTCATCACGTCTGTACCTGAGGAGGCCTTTCGCTCTGTCACTGAGCTGCAGCATCTCTCCCTAGCCAGGAATAACATCAGTCAGCTTTCAAGGGACACCTTCAGGGGCCTGAGAAATCTCAAATCCCTGCGTCTGAACCGGAACACTCTCAGGGAGATCCCTGCCGGAGCGTTGGATGACCTGGTGAGCCTGGAGGAGATTTCTTTGCAGGATAACGACATCACTCATCTCTCCGCTAACCTGTTCTCCCAGCTGCAGAGCCTGCAGAAGCTTTATCTCTCCAGCAACCGGCTGACTTCCCTCCCACAGGGGATTTTCCTCAACCTCCCAAACTTGGCCCAGATCTCCCTGTATGAGAATGAGCTCCAGAGTCTGTCCCCAGGGGTTTTTGGGCCCATGGCTCTGAAGGAGCTATGGCTGTATGACAACCGGCTGACACGCCTGGAGGGCAAAACCTTCAGCAACCTGACCCAGCTACGTCTGCTGGTGCTGAGCCGGAACCAGATCAGCTCTGTGTCCCCCAGGGCCTTCAGTGGACTGGCCGAGCTGGGGGAAGTGTCGCTGCACACCAACCTCCTCACCAGCCTGCGGGAAGGGACCTTCCAGGGGCTGCCCAAGCTGGTCAACATCTCCCTCAAGCACAACTACATCAGCTCCCTCCCCGCAGGGCTTCTCCAGGGCCAGACACAACTTGGCCAGCTGGTCCTCCACAACAACTCCCTACCCAACCTGCCCTCAGAGCTCCTCAGCACCCTAACAGTGGCCAAGGAGGTGTTGCTGGCTGACAACCCCTGGAGGTGCGACCAGGATATTGTGCCACTGCGCGACTGGCTGACACGGCACCCCACCAAGACCAACCTCAGTGCTGTGGTGTGCCTCACGCCCTCTGCCCTGAGAGGTTACAGCATAGCCAATCTGACCAACGACGAGCTGATGCAGGATACTACGACAGCCATCCCTGATATCGCCCccacagagaagaggaggaaacccCACACCCCCCCTTCCAAGACAAGCACCCCCTCTCCTGCTGCAGAGGCCACACCCACCCAGGAGCAGGGGGAGGACACCGGTAGTGGGCGGGGGAACGGAGAGGGCGTGTCCAGGAACACGCAGATCCTTATCACCGCGGTAGTCTGCACCGCTGTCATCACCAGTCTCATCGTCTGCTGCGTCTGTTGGAGGAGGAACAAGAGAGGCAGCCGCAATCTTGGCCGCAGGAACAAAAACAACTCA ACTGTCTTACTCGCCTCTGTCGATTATAAGCCTCAAGACGAGAGGAAATCATCAG GAAAAATGACTAGAGGACACACCTTCATCTGTCTTCTGCCTTTACTGATTGGGTATTCATCTCAGTCCTGTCAGAAGGACTGTTCCAAAGAAAACCAGGATGTTTATGGATTGGACGTGACACAGATCCCAGTAAGTCTGAAAGCAGGTGTCACAGAGGTCTTCTTTGTGGACAGTAACATCACTGTCATCCCAAAGGGGGCCTTCGCCACCAACCCGAAGCTGGAAAAGGTAGCATTCATCAACACCCCCACCGTGTCCGTAGAGAACGGTGCTTTCGAGGGATTGGTCAACCTCAAGCATATTGAGATCTCCAATACCCCACTAACATCCTTGTCTGTAGATGTCTTCCAAGACATGCACAACCTGGAAGAACTTCTGCTGAAACACAACAAGATCCGTAGTCTGGAGAAAGGATTGTTTGATGGTCTTAAGAAACTGAGAGAACTCCAATTGCACATAAACAAGATTGACACGATTGAGGAGGGGACATTTGATGACCTAGAAAACCTTCGGACCCTCCATCTGGCCAAAAACGACCTCAGTTCTGTGTCCTCCGCCCTGTTCTCGAAGCTGCACAAACTGGAGGTACTGAGGCTCTATGAGAACCAACTTACCGCCATTCCTGACAATATATTAGAAAATCTATCCAATTTAAAGGAGATCGCTCTACAGAGTAACAACATCACTTCAATATCAGCAAATTTGTTCCCACATAAAGACAAATTAAACAAGATACTTTTGGACAATAACATGTTGACTGAATTGCCTCCAGAAATATTTGTGGGCTTTCCTCTGCTTAAAGCATTGACACTAAATGGAAATAAACTTGCAAGTCTACCTCCTGTCCTCTTTGGAGAGATGCCCAAACTGACTGAGTTGAGTCTCAGTCGAAACAGTCTTACCAGCCTTCCTCAGGGAGTATTTAGTCCTCTTAAGAAACTCAGGAAGTTGGATCTGTCTAACAACCAATTGTTAACCGTGTCTGAAGAGTCTTTTGAGGGCCCTGAGAAGCTAACAGAACTCAATCTTCAATACAACCACATCAAATCATTGAAAGCAAACACCTTTGAAAAGCTGACATCACTAACCACCCTTAGACTGGCTCATAATATCCTGGGGACACTTCCAGAGGGTGTATTTGACCCCTTACCAAAACTCAGCAAAGTCTATTTAAACAACAACACTTGGCATTGTGACTGCAGGTTGGTCCCCCTCTTCAATTGGATGAAGGCAAACCCTGGCAAGATCAAGTCTACGACTCCTGAGATCTGTAACCAGCCGGAGGATTTAAAGGGACAAGAAATCATGTCTCTCAAAGAGGACCAGCTCATATGTCCTGTATCTCCTCTGACCACCATCCCTTCactcaccacaaccaccaccttagcccctaccacaaccaccactttagcccctaccacaaccaccaccttagcccctaccacaaccaccactttagcccctaccacaaccaccaccatagcccctaccaccaccaccaccaccttagcccctaccacaaccaccaccatagcccctaccacaaccaccaccttagcccctaccacaaccaccaccttagcccctaccacaaccaccactttagcccctaccacaaccaccaccttagcccctaccacaaccaccactttagcccctaccacaaccaccaccttagcccctaccacaaccaccaccatagcccctaccaccaccaccaccttagcccctaccacaaccaccaccatagCCCCTATCACAACCACCACCATAGcccctaccacaaccaccaccatagcccctaccacaaccaccaccttagcccctaccacaaccaccactttagcccctaccacaaccaccactttagcccctaccacaaccaccaccttaGACCCTACCACAGCCACCACCTTAGaccctaccacaaccaccaccttagcccctaccacaaccaccaccttagcccctaccacaaccaccaccttaGCCCCTACCACAACCACCATCTTAGCCACCACCTTAGcccctaccacaaccaccaccttagcccctaccacaaccaccaccttagcccctaccacaaccaccaccttagcccctaccacaaccaccactttagcccctaccacaaccaccactttagcccctaccacaaccaccaccttagcccctaccacaaccaccaccttagcccctaccacaaccaccactttagcccctaccacaaccaccaccttaGCCCCTACCACAACTACAACCACCTTAGCCAcacccacaaccacaaccactgTCTCAACCCCAATACCCACCACCACACTTTTTACCACTATCCCAACAACCACCATCACAAGAACCACCATGAGAGATTCAACAGATCCACTGACCACGCCCAGGATCTTCAGCTGTCCCAACATAGCACCTTCTCGTCGCCCGTCCTCCTCCTACTACACCCGCCAGGCCTGGAGCAAGACCTCGCAGTGCAGGGCCCAGATGATATCCTACACAGCCATGCTGGTGGTGGAGATAGGCTGCACCCTGGTGCTGGCTAAGTTCACCCTGTCTCTGTACAGCTTGCTCCAGCGCAGGGAGAGGCTGTACACACGGGTCAACCTGACTCACTTTTCCTACAGGAAGGAGATCACGCTGAGGCCAGTCAAGGTGACAGAGACTGTGGGTCTGtga